From one Lotus japonicus ecotype B-129 chromosome 3, LjGifu_v1.2 genomic stretch:
- the LOC130743101 gene encoding protein LPA2, with the protein MKMALQTQFLSSSNFNFNFNFNFNFTSNVQHTHLLIRSEKASDSAPQKPGVGFGQTKQKDKGRRRDIIRRSPVEKPALFDSSEQKQQQTVEQSKTETAFLLAWLGFGAVILVEGIALAASGFLPEEWDKIFVKYVYPSFTPTVLFFFAGAVVYGVLKYLQNDNITQQK; encoded by the exons ATGAAAATGGCGTTGCAAACTCAATTCCTGTCTTCTTCTAacttcaacttcaacttcaacttcaacttcaacttcaCCAGTAATGTTCAACACACCCACCTCCTTATCCGATCCGAGAAGGCTTCTGATTCTGCTCCACAGAAACCAGGGGTAGGATTTGGCCAAACGAAACAGAAAGACAAGGGTCGAAGGAGAGACATCATTCGGCGGAGCCCAGTTGAAAAGCCTGCACTCTTTGATTCCTCCGAACAAAAACAGCAACAAACAGTGGAGCAGAGCAAAACTGAAACCGCTTTCCTTCTTGCTTGGCTCGGTTTTGGCGCCGTCATTCTTGTTGAGGGCATTGCTCTTGCCGCATCCG GGTTCCTGCCAGAAGAGTGGGACAAGATCTTTGTCAAGTATGTTTATCCATCGTTTACTCCTACTGTTTTATTCTTCTTTGCCGGAGCTGTTGTCTATGGAGTCTTGAAATATTTGCAGAATGACAATATCACACAGCAAAAATAG